One Rhododendron vialii isolate Sample 1 chromosome 2a, ASM3025357v1 genomic region harbors:
- the LOC131317582 gene encoding putative F-box protein At1g65770, producing the protein MGNWAELPEDILVLIAKRITLFEDFLFFSGVCRSWRSVAVNDNFKESDQIPWLMLSEKDKPDERQFVSMRKGGVIRTINLPEARGKRCLETLGWLVTTSEDSDINLLHPFTRVQINVSHISTSEYYHPRRNKHLRFINKAILSSRPEEGKDYVLMVIYAGGDTGGGFLAFWRSRDKSWIAVNIVWFYDINFYNGLCYGVRGTVSTEILAFDVWGPNPTVALVVGYGPSHVYFEGFKKPHIVESAGVVLIVHRIFGQVSPSTFSEDDPYIFETCRFTVFEFDSSEKGKGVEKTSLGNSALFLGDNASVSVDTSRFPGIKANCIYYTDSFKRGGNYMGIYNMEDGSLSPCYEGDPSSLICPPMWVNPSLH; encoded by the coding sequence atgggaAATTGGGCAGAACTCCCGGAAGACATACTTGTTCTAATTGCTAAACGAATAACTCTCTTTGAAGATTTCCTCTTTTTCAGTGGAGTTTGCAGATCATGGCGTTCTGTTGCAGTCAACGACAATTTCAAGGAATCTGATCAAATCCCATGGCTGATGCTATCTGAGAAAGACAAACCCGACGAGCGTCAATTTGTTAGCATGAGAAAAGGAGGCGTAATTCGCACAATCAATTTACCAGAAGCTAGGGGAAAACGATGTCTCGAGACTTTAGGATGGCTGGTAACTACATCCGAAGACAGTGACATCAATCTACTCCATCCTTTCACTAGAGTTCAAATTAATGTTTCCCATATCTCTACTTCCGAATACTACCACCCGAGAAGGAATAAGCATCTGAGATTCATAAATAAGGCCATCTTGTCTTCACGTCCGGAGGAGGGCAAAGATTATGTACTCATGGTTATATATGCAGGTGGCGACACTGGCGGCGGATTTCTTGCTTTTTGGAGATCCCGAGATAAGTCCTGGATCGCCGTCAACATTGTTTGGTTCTATGATATCAACTTTTATAATGGACTATGTTATGGGGTCAGAGGTACGGTCAGTACGGAGATTCTTGCTTTTGACGTTTGGGGGCCTAACCCAACTGTGGCATTGGTTGTTGGATATGGTCCTAGTCATGTGTACTTTGAAGGGTTCAAGAAACCGCATATAGTAGAATCGGCAGGTGTAGTACTAATAGTTCATCGAATCTTTGGACAAGTATCCCCGTCCACTTTTTCTGAAGACGACCCCTATATTTTCGAGACGTGTAGATTTACAGTGTTCGAGTTTGATTCTAGCGAAAAAGGGAAAGGGGTGGAGAAAACGAGCTTAGGCAACAGTGCCTTGTTTTTGGGTGACAATGCGTCCGTCTCTGTTGACACCTCTAGATTTCCTGGGATCAAAGCTAACTGTATCTATTACACTGATAGTTTCAAGCGAGGAGGAAATTACATGGGTATTTACAACATGGAAGATGGAAGCCTGAGTCCTTGCTACGAAGGGGATCCTTCTAGTCTTATTTGTCCACCGATGTGGGTCAATCCGTCATTGCACTGA